The genome window GCGTAGGCCTAATTCTTCGCTCGTGTCATGCTTACGACCAACCATTCGATCTTTGATGATAAAAATGGGCGACATGATGTATTCACGCTCTTTATCCAGAATCCGAATCATGGCTTTCACGGCGGCGTCATTCTGGCCGAGTGTCATACCTTCAACTTCTTTCGTACTAACAACATTGTCCAGAATTGCGACGTAATCATTGATAAAGAAAGTATCTTTTAGCGCCACTGAGTGAACTTCAGGTTTACTCCAGGTCGTCTCGCTGCTTGGGTCTGGTGCGGTCGAAATGTACGTGTACAAATCCCGATCCACATTCCGGCGGATATCCGGTGAAAAGGCCGCTCCCATTTTCTTGTTAACCTGAACCCGAGGATAAAGGGTGAAGATTTTGCCGTTTGGCTCCCGGTAATCAACTTCAAAGTAAGTGTTTTCAGGATACAAAGCGAGGGTATCCCCCTTCTTGTAATACACTTTCCCTTCCTGTTCAATATCCCGCAAAGCCACCCCGTGATAGTCTCCTTCAATGACCTCAACCCAGCTCTGGGGCAGGTAACCTGGCACATCACGCGCTTCGATTCGTTTGCCCCGGTAAGTGAGCAAATACCCACTCATGGGTTGCGGCTGATTCAGCCAGAGAATGACGTTTTCCTTATTTTCCCGGTTATCGTTTCGGGTAAAGTCTTCGCTGCTGGAAATTAAAATTCCCGTGCTGTTTAGCGAAACAACTTTTGAATACCCCGACGAATATAAAATACCAATCAACATCAACGCCACCCCGATATGCGCCACAGAACCTCCCGAAAGGCGGTAGTTTCCACGGAAAACGCCCCACAAAATGCTGCTATTAGCCACAATCGCGAAGACCGAAGCAGTTAGCAAAATCATGTAAGTGGGTTTGGTAATACCACCCGCCAAGATCAACGCCGCACTGAAAACCAGCGTCGCCAAAAGCGGCGTTGTCAGTGAATTGATGTCTTTCTGACCCGTTACTTTTTTCCACCAGAGATACTGGCCAACGCCGGTAAAGAGTGCAATGATGGAAAAGAACCAAATCTGAAACTTGTTATAGTGCGCCACCTGATCAACCGGAAGGGCCAAGTTGGAGACAACGCCAAACAACTCCGCTACTTTGTTATAAACCGGAATAGATGTTGTTGCCAATACCTGAAAACTAGCCAGGCAGAGAATAATTGCTCCTAGAAATAACCAAAACTCCCGTGAATAAGCCGAAGCTTCCTGTTCATCTTTGGGAAGAATTTTCCATTTCCAGACCATCAGCGCAATGGAAAGCGCCAGAAAAACCAGCAAATAAACCAGCAGTTGCCCCGATAGGCCTAGATCCGTAAACGAGTGAACCGAAGCATTGCCCAGAATCCCACTGCGGGTTAGGAAAGTCGAATACAGGATAAGTAAAAACGTGGCTACACTCAGAATAATCGCTCCTTTCAGACCCGTTGAGCTTTTTTTCGCAATCAGCATCATGTGGATGGCCGCCACGAGGGTTAACCAGGGCACAAAGACCGAGTTTTCTACGGGGTCCCAGTTCCAATAACCACCAAAATTAAGCGTTTCATAAGCCCAGTAACCGCCCATCAGAATACCGACGCCCAGCACTACTGCTGAAAACGACGCCCACGGCAGCGCTGGCCGCATCCAGGCGATTGGTTCGTTCCGCCAAAGCCCGGCGATGGCGTATGCAAAAGGAATGAGGGTCGTTGCGTAGCCGAGGAAAAGGGTCGGCGGGTGAATAACCATCCAGTAGTTCTGAAGCAGTGGATTCAAACCGTTGCCATCTTCTGGAATAAAATTCGGTTGGGTAGCAAAAATAGGTGCGTCAGCCATTGCTTCACGCAACAGCAGAAACGGCGAGCTACCCAGCTTGAACGTATCAAAAAAGACAACCCCTAGAATCATGGATGCCAGAAATGCCTGTACCAGACCAAAAATCGTCATCAAGGTTGCTTCCCACTTCCGGTTGGTATTGATGAGGATTATAGCCAGTACCGCGTCCCAGAAAAGCCACAGTAGAAAGCTACCTTCCTGACCTTCCCAGAAGCTGGAAATCATGTAGTAGGTTGGTAGCGCCCGGGAAGAGTGACTCCATGCGTAATGGTATTCGTAGTAATGGCTATAAATGATGGTAAAAAGCGTAACAACAACACCTAAGACAGCCGCCGCGTGAACATAAAATGTGCCGCGAGCAAGTCGCCGCCATTGGGTTA of Tellurirhabdus bombi contains these proteins:
- a CDS encoding heme lyase CcmF/NrfE family subunit, with protein sequence MIHTTVGNLGHFFVILSFITALVATVAYLKVSLSQADRHQLDDPEITQWRRLARGTFYVHAAAVLGVVVTLFTIIYSHYYEYHYAWSHSSRALPTYYMISSFWEGQEGSFLLWLFWDAVLAIILINTNRKWEATLMTIFGLVQAFLASMILGVVFFDTFKLGSSPFLLLREAMADAPIFATQPNFIPEDGNGLNPLLQNYWMVIHPPTLFLGYATTLIPFAYAIAGLWRNEPIAWMRPALPWASFSAVVLGVGILMGGYWAYETLNFGGYWNWDPVENSVFVPWLTLVAAIHMMLIAKKSSTGLKGAIILSVATFLLILYSTFLTRSGILGNASVHSFTDLGLSGQLLVYLLVFLALSIALMVWKWKILPKDEQEASAYSREFWLFLGAIILCLASFQVLATTSIPVYNKVAELFGVVSNLALPVDQVAHYNKFQIWFFSIIALFTGVGQYLWWKKVTGQKDINSLTTPLLATLVFSAALILAGGITKPTYMILLTASVFAIVANSSILWGVFRGNYRLSGGSVAHIGVALMLIGILYSSGYSKVVSLNSTGILISSSEDFTRNDNRENKENVILWLNQPQPMSGYLLTYRGKRIEARDVPGYLPQSWVEVIEGDYHGVALRDIEQEGKVYYKKGDTLALYPENTYFEVDYREPNGKIFTLYPRVQVNKKMGAAFSPDIRRNVDRDLYTYISTAPDPSSETTWSKPEVHSVALKDTFFINDYVAILDNVVSTKEVEGMTLGQNDAAVKAMIRILDKEREYIMSPIFIIKDRMVGRKHDTSEELGLRIQLNEIDPRTGKFTFSTNTTQRDYIVMKAMEKPLINVLWIGTFVLVIGFVLSTVRRYQDFAKMRNKGMA